In Brachypodium distachyon strain Bd21 chromosome 2, Brachypodium_distachyon_v3.0, whole genome shotgun sequence, one genomic interval encodes:
- the LOC104583184 gene encoding angiomotin-like translates to MDQSLFFLVKFIGHNSYDEVGQSAASREVVLVDDEGEDEEDDAPWIVCRSRAPAVAAPTSTAAAGAAAGASSATVTGAEVAMSAAPSTAPMAPRAAAPPRAPTAPPARGLFWGFKLHLNPPKDGSPAGAGKRGRADSPPATPGKRAHTQAGSSTDLADAGASGAADTPAADPAPMEVAPATGPTVPASGAGDVVIDLDPVAGVAGMAEEPEVALAPSPTTPTAATAATIATPKAALGDAPAPTEAAGAGSPASQQEAAPAGGAATSSSPQPFGAGAGEAAAEDQQNVRRRQTTPCPARRWR, encoded by the exons ATGGATCaatctcttttcttcttggtcAAGTTCATAGGACACAATTCTTATGACGAGGTGGGCCAGTCTGCCGCGTCCCGAGAGGTCGTCctcgtggacgacgagggggaggatgaggaggatgaCGCGCCCTGGATCGTGTGCAGATCGAGGGCGCCCGCAGTGGCAGCGCCCACCTCCACAgcggccgccggtgccgcagCGGGGGCCTCTTCTGCAACGGTCACCGGCGCTGAGGTGGCCATGTCGGCGGCTCCCTCGACGGCTCCTATGGCGCCCCGGGCTGCGGCACCcccacgggcgcccacggcgccgcccgcacgGGGGCTCTTCTGGGGCTTCAAGCTCCATCTCAACCCCCCGAAAGACGGCTCGCCGGCTggcgccggcaagagggggagggctGATTCGCCTCCTGCCACGCCAGGCAAGAGGGCGCACACGCAGGCCGGCAGCAGCACTGACCTAGCTGACGcgggggccagcggcgccgctgaTACGCCTGCTGCCGACCCGGCCCcgatggaggtggcgccggcaacag GCCCGACCGTGCCCGCATCAGGAGCAGGCGATGTGGTGATTGACCTGGACCCCGTCGCTGGGGTCGCTGGGATGGCGGAGGAACCGGAGGTAGCTCTCGCGCCGAGCCCCACCACGCCGACCGCCGCAACGGCGGCAACCATTGCCACCCCCAAAGCAGCGCTCGGCGACGCGCCAGCTCCCACAGAGGCTGCCGGGGCAGGCTCTCCGGCTAGCCAGCAAGAGGCAGCTCCTGCCGGGGGTGCGGCAACCTCATCATCCCCGCAGCCCTTCGGcgcaggcgcgggggaggcTGCGGCGGAGGATCAGCAGAACGTCCGCCGCAGGCAGACGACCCCCTGTCCGGCCAGACGGTGGCGGTGa